One genomic window of Catenulispora sp. EB89 includes the following:
- a CDS encoding VirB4 family type IV secretion system protein, whose protein sequence is MSSFTAALNVLPIWATRPPAQTRNVLGLGPSSLDVGTHTLKVGDTFAATFAVADYPAEVAAGWLEPLLSFPARISVAVHIEPVPSPIAADRLRKQRARLESGRRHAASRGHLDDPATEAAAADARELAYRVACGEGKLFGVGIYLTIHANSADELAELTAQVRSLAEGMLLRLVPATFRTVQGWCSTLPLGLDLLKIRRTFDTEALATLFPFTSGDLPLPQNSTSAVLLGVNATDSGLVMWDRWAAPNHNSVVLAQSGAGKSYLAKLDVLRNLYQGVEVMVIDPEQEYVRLAHAVGGTVVSLGAPGVRINPFDLPATGDRSDAIRRRALFGHTVVAVLLGRDLTAGQHAALDSAILNAYERAGITADPRTHRQPAPTLRDVVELLGASDAPDAAALAAELTPHTSGSFSGLFDGPTAHAAGGHLAVFALRELPDELKPIGTLLTLDLMWRRVSDPANRRRRLVVVDEAWWLMKEPAGARFLFRMAKASRKCWAGLSVVTQDAADLLSTELGMAVVSNAASAVLLRQAPQSIDQITHAFRLSAGERAFLLSAGRGQGLVMQGNARAAFSSVASAREDELCTTDPAQLARLDEEWRA, encoded by the coding sequence ATGTCCTCGTTCACCGCAGCCCTCAACGTGCTGCCCATCTGGGCTACCCGACCGCCGGCCCAGACCCGCAACGTCTTGGGCCTCGGCCCGTCGAGCCTCGACGTGGGCACCCACACCCTCAAAGTCGGCGACACGTTCGCCGCGACGTTCGCGGTCGCCGACTACCCGGCCGAGGTCGCCGCGGGCTGGCTCGAACCGCTGCTGAGCTTCCCCGCGCGAATCAGCGTCGCTGTTCACATCGAGCCCGTACCCAGCCCCATCGCCGCGGACCGCCTGCGCAAGCAGCGCGCCCGGCTGGAGTCCGGCCGCCGGCACGCGGCCTCGCGCGGCCACCTCGACGACCCCGCCACCGAGGCTGCCGCTGCTGACGCGCGCGAACTCGCCTACCGCGTCGCGTGCGGCGAGGGAAAGTTGTTCGGCGTCGGGATCTATCTGACGATCCACGCCAACAGCGCCGATGAACTCGCTGAACTCACAGCTCAGGTCCGCTCGCTCGCGGAGGGGATGCTGCTGCGCCTGGTGCCGGCGACGTTCCGGACGGTCCAGGGTTGGTGCTCGACGCTGCCCCTGGGCCTCGATCTGCTGAAGATCCGGCGGACGTTCGACACCGAGGCGCTGGCGACGCTGTTCCCGTTCACGTCCGGCGACCTGCCGCTACCGCAGAACTCGACGTCGGCGGTGCTGCTCGGCGTCAACGCAACCGATTCGGGCTTGGTGATGTGGGACCGCTGGGCGGCGCCGAATCACAACTCGGTGGTCCTGGCCCAGTCCGGGGCCGGCAAGTCCTACCTCGCCAAACTCGACGTCCTCCGCAACCTCTACCAGGGCGTTGAGGTCATGGTCATCGACCCTGAACAGGAGTACGTCCGGCTCGCGCACGCGGTCGGCGGAACGGTCGTCAGCCTCGGGGCACCTGGTGTCCGGATCAATCCCTTCGACCTGCCAGCCACCGGCGACCGCTCCGACGCCATCCGCCGCCGAGCCCTGTTCGGCCACACCGTAGTAGCCGTACTCCTCGGCCGAGACCTAACCGCCGGCCAGCACGCCGCGCTGGACTCGGCGATCCTCAACGCCTACGAGCGAGCAGGGATCACCGCCGATCCCCGGACTCACCGCCAGCCCGCCCCGACCCTGCGAGACGTCGTCGAACTACTCGGCGCCTCCGATGCGCCAGACGCCGCAGCACTCGCAGCAGAGCTGACCCCGCACACCTCCGGATCGTTCTCCGGTCTCTTCGATGGCCCGACCGCGCACGCTGCCGGTGGCCACCTCGCTGTCTTCGCACTGCGCGAGCTCCCCGATGAGCTCAAACCGATCGGCACGCTCCTCACCCTGGACTTGATGTGGCGCCGGGTATCCGACCCGGCGAACCGGCGACGCCGCCTGGTGGTCGTCGACGAAGCCTGGTGGCTGATGAAGGAGCCGGCGGGAGCGCGGTTCCTGTTCCGGATGGCCAAGGCGTCGCGGAAGTGCTGGGCCGGGCTGTCGGTAGTCACGCAGGACGCCGCGGACCTGCTCTCGACCGAACTCGGTATGGCCGTGGTGTCGAACGCCGCGAGCGCGGTGCTGCTGCGTCAGGCCCCGCAGTCCATCGACCAGATCACGCACGCATTCCGGCTCTCAGCAGGCGAGCGTGCGTTCCTGCTCTCTGCCGGCCGTGGCCAAGGCCTGGTCATGCAGGGCAACGCGCGGGCGGCCTTCTCCTCTGTCGCCTCGGCTCGTGAGGACGAACTCTGCACAACCGATCCCGCTCAGCTGGCTCGGCTCGATGAGGAGTGGCGCGCATGA
- a CDS encoding type IV secretory system conjugative DNA transfer family protein: protein MSGPNSSFLGRWLLHPTELFAGALASAEQFIHDWWLTGVPVLATASCSTLACWHLKQVRRHRAVTATAARYVVLKLPPEVESGCAEAFWTHIHALLRPKWRQALDRQPHLAFEFLWTSEGLSLGIWVPAPVSAGVVATAAEAAWPGVHTQIVSPAPVPIAAGASMCGRLRLAKPAYLPLKVKHTSDPLRPLLQAGRKLRPSESACVQILARPATGRQVRRLQFQLNRFRTRTLRELGPVTPFSTLLEEWAPNASPRSGRADPAHAAALRSAVTKTIGPLWAVEIRYAAGTESTRPDADKRTRTIAESLTSAFGVFAERNSWARHRLAGPASALAPRRMGRGDLLTVAELAGIAHLPLDAGAVGVPRAGARSIAPPPEIPALSYGHKVLGDADTSPIRPVGVAVPDTRQHFHIMGATNSGKSTLMARMILDDVAARRGVLVLDPKGDLVGDLLDRLPVSAADRLVLIDPTDSGPRPCLNVLAQGDPELTVDNLVGIFRRLFASSWGPRTDDVLRAACLTLLATARDQPPTLADVSQLLSDKVFRAARTAGLADGGHRMLDHFWTGFADLSVQSQAAITAPLQNKLRAFLLRRFVADVIARPRSTIDLGRVLDGGICLVRLPKGVVGDDTMRLLGSFILAAAWQATTARAGRPEQARRDAAIYLDEAHNFLNLPYSLEDMLAEARAYRVSFTLAHQNLAQLPTDLADGISANARNKVFFTCSPQDARSLAAHTGPLLGEHDLAHLDAFQAAARLTAKSAHVRAFTMRTRPAPPAIPGRADAIRAAVHAAARGGS, encoded by the coding sequence ATGAGCGGGCCGAACTCATCCTTCCTCGGCCGGTGGCTGCTGCACCCAACCGAGCTCTTCGCCGGCGCGCTGGCGTCGGCCGAGCAGTTCATCCACGACTGGTGGCTCACTGGTGTCCCCGTCCTGGCCACAGCTTCGTGCTCCACCCTCGCGTGCTGGCACCTCAAGCAGGTGAGGCGTCATCGGGCAGTGACGGCCACCGCGGCGCGGTACGTCGTCCTCAAACTGCCGCCCGAAGTCGAGTCGGGATGCGCCGAGGCGTTCTGGACTCACATTCACGCGCTGCTCCGCCCAAAGTGGCGGCAGGCCCTGGACAGGCAGCCTCATCTCGCCTTCGAGTTCCTGTGGACCAGCGAAGGCCTCAGTCTCGGCATCTGGGTGCCGGCTCCGGTCTCCGCTGGCGTCGTGGCCACCGCCGCTGAGGCCGCGTGGCCGGGCGTCCACACGCAGATCGTCTCGCCGGCTCCGGTCCCGATTGCTGCCGGGGCCTCGATGTGCGGCCGTCTTCGGCTGGCCAAGCCTGCCTACCTGCCGCTGAAGGTCAAGCACACGTCCGATCCGCTCCGTCCGCTGCTGCAAGCCGGCCGAAAGCTGCGGCCCTCGGAAAGTGCGTGCGTCCAGATCCTCGCGCGACCCGCCACCGGCCGGCAGGTACGTCGGCTGCAATTCCAGCTCAACCGGTTCCGCACGCGAACACTTCGCGAGCTGGGCCCGGTAACCCCGTTCAGCACGCTCCTCGAAGAGTGGGCACCGAACGCAAGCCCGCGATCGGGACGGGCTGATCCCGCACACGCCGCAGCACTCCGATCAGCAGTCACGAAGACGATCGGACCGCTGTGGGCGGTGGAGATCCGATACGCCGCAGGCACCGAATCGACCAGGCCCGATGCAGACAAGCGGACCCGCACCATCGCCGAGAGCCTGACCTCTGCATTCGGTGTCTTCGCCGAACGGAACTCTTGGGCCCGTCACCGGCTGGCCGGACCGGCATCCGCGCTCGCGCCGCGCCGGATGGGCCGAGGCGATCTGCTCACCGTCGCCGAGCTGGCGGGCATCGCGCATCTCCCGCTGGACGCCGGCGCCGTCGGCGTACCTCGCGCTGGCGCCCGCTCGATCGCACCGCCTCCGGAGATCCCCGCGCTGTCCTACGGCCACAAAGTCCTCGGCGACGCGGACACCTCGCCGATCCGGCCGGTCGGCGTCGCGGTCCCGGACACCCGCCAGCACTTCCACATCATGGGCGCGACCAACTCCGGCAAGTCGACGCTGATGGCGCGCATGATCCTCGACGATGTGGCAGCCCGCCGGGGCGTGCTCGTCCTGGACCCGAAGGGCGATTTGGTCGGCGACCTACTGGACCGGCTCCCGGTATCGGCGGCTGACCGCCTGGTGCTCATCGATCCGACGGACTCCGGGCCGCGCCCTTGTCTCAACGTCCTGGCGCAGGGCGACCCAGAGCTGACGGTGGACAACCTCGTGGGCATCTTCCGGCGGCTGTTCGCGTCCTCCTGGGGTCCGCGCACCGACGACGTCCTGCGGGCGGCATGTCTGACCTTGCTCGCCACGGCGCGGGACCAGCCGCCGACGCTCGCGGACGTCTCGCAGCTGCTGAGCGACAAGGTCTTCCGCGCCGCGCGGACCGCCGGCCTCGCCGACGGCGGTCACAGGATGCTGGATCACTTCTGGACGGGCTTCGCTGACCTGTCGGTCCAGTCGCAGGCCGCCATCACCGCGCCGCTCCAGAACAAGCTCCGCGCGTTCCTGCTCCGCCGGTTCGTGGCCGACGTCATCGCCCGGCCGCGCTCGACGATCGACCTCGGCCGGGTCCTGGACGGCGGGATCTGCCTGGTCAGACTCCCCAAAGGCGTCGTCGGTGACGACACGATGCGCCTACTCGGCTCGTTCATTCTCGCCGCCGCGTGGCAGGCGACGACCGCTCGCGCGGGCCGTCCGGAGCAGGCACGCCGGGACGCCGCAATCTACCTCGACGAAGCCCACAACTTCCTGAACCTGCCCTACAGCTTGGAGGACATGTTGGCCGAAGCCCGCGCCTACCGGGTCTCGTTCACCCTCGCCCACCAGAACCTCGCCCAGCTCCCGACGGACCTGGCCGACGGCATCTCGGCGAACGCCCGGAACAAGGTCTTCTTCACCTGCTCGCCGCAGGACGCGCGGAGCCTCGCCGCGCACACCGGCCCGCTGCTCGGCGAGCACGATCTGGCCCACCTCGACGCCTTTCAAGCCGCGGCTCGGCTGACGGCGAAGAGCGCGCACGTCCGGGCCTTCACGATGCGGACTCGACCGGCGCCCCCAGCGATCCCTGGGCGTGCTGACGCGATTCGCGCTGCCGTCCACGCTGCTGCGCGGGGCGGCTCGTGA
- a CDS encoding replication-relaxation family protein, with translation MTSRTPTRPFSVATRAGDRLTERDAEVLRLLAEHLVLTVGQLAVALFPDARKCRGRVAVLRALGLVETFRPPLQRGSSQAHCVATARTLELLTADVGGSRLRRRSTHDATAIALRPDLGHLRGVNEVFCQLLGHARQTPGAALETWRSERATARALGTRLRPDGFGRWRQDDAWCEFFLEYDTGTEPHARLLAKLTGYADLAESAGVSCPVLFWLPNAHRESHLHRLLADHPPCVPVATTHGDPSRTHPAGPIWRPAWSPTVRLPLVSLGASAARRLDVPQSSHILL, from the coding sequence GTGACCAGCCGGACGCCGACCCGGCCTTTCTCCGTCGCCACCCGGGCCGGCGACCGGCTAACGGAGCGAGACGCCGAGGTGCTGCGGTTGCTGGCCGAGCACCTGGTGCTCACCGTCGGGCAGCTCGCGGTGGCTCTGTTCCCCGACGCGCGGAAGTGCCGGGGCCGCGTGGCGGTGCTGCGGGCGCTCGGGCTGGTCGAGACCTTCCGACCTCCGCTCCAGCGCGGATCGTCACAGGCTCACTGCGTCGCCACGGCCCGAACCCTCGAACTGCTCACTGCCGATGTCGGCGGCTCTCGGCTACGGCGCCGATCGACGCATGACGCGACTGCCATCGCACTACGCCCGGACCTCGGGCACCTGCGAGGCGTCAACGAGGTGTTCTGCCAGCTACTCGGCCACGCCCGGCAAACTCCCGGGGCTGCACTCGAAACCTGGCGCTCTGAACGTGCCACTGCTCGGGCGCTCGGCACACGACTGCGACCGGACGGCTTCGGCCGGTGGCGGCAGGACGACGCCTGGTGCGAGTTCTTCCTCGAATACGACACCGGCACCGAACCGCACGCCCGGCTCCTCGCCAAGCTCACCGGGTACGCCGACCTCGCGGAGTCCGCGGGCGTCTCGTGTCCGGTCCTGTTCTGGCTGCCGAACGCGCACCGCGAAAGCCACCTTCACCGGCTCCTCGCCGACCACCCGCCATGCGTTCCCGTCGCCACGACGCACGGCGATCCATCCCGGACCCACCCCGCCGGCCCGATCTGGCGCCCGGCGTGGTCGCCCACCGTACGGCTTCCCCTCGTGTCCCTCGGCGCCTCGGCAGCCCGCCGCCTCGATGTCCCGCAGAGCTCGCACATCCTGCTCTAG
- a CDS encoding C40 family peptidase, translated as MFVVLVSAAAASVASAALNPLTAVWNEAASAPPPDRRFSPDQQVGIIAAAEQEAPTPAAAAAIAFASRQLGLPYVWGGNGPAKGDAGYDCSGLTMAAYASAGINIPRTATDQYRRGPAVPLAALKPGDLVFYGNNDFAHHVGIFVGAGVILNAPKTGAMIRLDPLAAGDLFAATRPSADH; from the coding sequence ATGTTCGTCGTCCTCGTCAGCGCCGCTGCGGCCTCCGTCGCCTCGGCCGCCCTCAATCCACTCACCGCCGTATGGAACGAAGCCGCTTCCGCACCGCCTCCCGATCGCCGATTCAGCCCTGACCAGCAAGTCGGCATCATCGCCGCTGCCGAGCAAGAAGCCCCGACCCCGGCCGCTGCCGCCGCGATCGCCTTCGCCTCGCGGCAACTCGGGCTCCCGTACGTCTGGGGCGGCAACGGCCCGGCCAAAGGCGATGCGGGCTACGACTGCTCAGGCCTGACCATGGCGGCCTACGCGAGTGCCGGAATCAATATTCCCCGCACCGCCACAGACCAGTATCGGCGTGGGCCGGCCGTCCCCCTTGCCGCACTGAAGCCTGGAGATCTTGTTTTCTACGGCAATAACGATTTCGCCCATCATGTGGGAATCTTCGTTGGCGCCGGGGTCATTCTCAACGCCCCAAAAACGGGTGCGATGATTCGGCTCGACCCGCTGGCTGCGGGTGACCTCTTCGCCGCGACTCGACCGAGCGCAGACCACTAG
- a CDS encoding helix-turn-helix transcriptional regulator, whose protein sequence is MLQVDEAAKHAFMQVIGELRALRRDARISQTALSSRVGVRGGTISEWENLRLDPTLVHLTRWSGGLDRCLVVVGPDGKVLLPEPLWLLPGETGDSFELRRLAGPLKRRRQALKLNQKTFGRLVGVSGSAISYWELSVIPPRSVAQIVWAQKLGCSIALWPKDLVLRETIRALTEEWRPDSHPCQVAVRDRPQGTVPYRARG, encoded by the coding sequence ATGCTGCAAGTTGATGAAGCGGCGAAGCATGCCTTCATGCAGGTTATTGGCGAGCTAAGGGCTCTTCGTCGGGATGCCAGGATCTCCCAAACGGCGCTGTCATCCAGGGTCGGGGTTCGTGGTGGGACGATCTCCGAGTGGGAGAACCTGCGGTTGGATCCCACCTTGGTGCACCTGACGCGCTGGTCGGGTGGGCTTGATCGGTGCCTGGTGGTCGTCGGCCCGGATGGCAAGGTGCTGTTACCCGAACCCCTGTGGTTGCTTCCGGGTGAAACAGGGGATTCTTTCGAGCTGCGGCGACTCGCTGGACCACTAAAACGTCGTCGCCAGGCTTTGAAGCTGAATCAAAAGACTTTTGGTCGGCTTGTTGGCGTCAGCGGATCAGCGATTTCGTATTGGGAGCTGTCCGTTATTCCTCCGCGATCGGTTGCGCAGATCGTTTGGGCGCAGAAGTTGGGATGCTCCATTGCACTGTGGCCCAAGGACTTGGTGTTGCGCGAGACGATCCGGGCGTTGACCGAAGAATGGCGACCTGATAGCCATCCTTGTCAGGTAGCGGTACGGGACCGTCCTCAAGGTACGGTCCCGTACCGCGCACGGGGTTAA
- a CDS encoding helix-turn-helix domain-containing protein translates to MALHIDAGAERALARIIKGLRTARLGVGISQNALSAGLPVRGRAISEWETGAVEPTLGHLIQWSRELDRRLVVIGRDGEVRNGPLRQRPGEEWESFERRQLAVPLRNRRLALGMAQGQLGELVGVSRDSIQRWELVRVPPRPIAHVVWARQLGYSLDLRPIADGIPRLRRPGSRLPGWLDYSPHEGAK, encoded by the coding sequence ATGGCGCTGCACATCGACGCCGGTGCGGAACGAGCCCTCGCGCGGATCATCAAAGGTTTGCGGACTGCACGTCTGGGGGTCGGGATCTCCCAGAACGCGCTGTCGGCGGGGCTTCCGGTCCGGGGCAGGGCCATCTCCGAATGGGAGACCGGGGCGGTAGAGCCGACTCTGGGGCATCTGATCCAATGGTCCCGCGAGCTCGACCGCCGGCTGGTGGTCATTGGCCGGGACGGGGAAGTGCGCAATGGTCCGCTGCGCCAGCGGCCCGGCGAGGAGTGGGAGTCCTTTGAGCGGCGCCAGCTTGCTGTCCCCTTGCGGAACCGCCGCCTGGCGTTGGGGATGGCTCAGGGGCAGCTCGGCGAGCTGGTCGGCGTCAGCCGCGACTCCATCCAGCGTTGGGAACTGGTCCGCGTACCCCCGCGACCGATCGCGCACGTCGTCTGGGCCCGGCAACTCGGCTACTCGCTGGACCTCCGGCCCATCGCCGACGGCATCCCGCGACTACGACGCCCCGGCTCCAGGTTGCCGGGATGGCTGGACTATAGCCCACATGAGGGCGCTAAATGA
- a CDS encoding ATP-binding protein: MDIWHKEFAGRPECLAEVRRFACAVLGDCDAAYTVALVADELAGNAIKHTASGEPEGEFVVRLTRFANRCVVRVDDQGGPSTPALRVPGEQDEAGRGLAIVAMLSASWGVDGDATARSVWAEITFDEVPAIPRPQGPAADLSRQFRAKRKVGMTTDDWKR, encoded by the coding sequence GTGGACATCTGGCACAAGGAGTTCGCCGGCCGGCCCGAGTGCCTGGCCGAAGTCCGTCGCTTCGCCTGCGCGGTGCTCGGGGACTGCGACGCGGCGTACACCGTGGCGCTGGTCGCCGACGAGTTGGCCGGCAACGCCATCAAACACACCGCCAGCGGCGAGCCTGAAGGGGAGTTCGTCGTACGGCTGACTCGGTTCGCGAACCGCTGCGTGGTGCGCGTCGACGACCAGGGCGGGCCCTCCACGCCCGCGTTGCGTGTCCCGGGTGAGCAGGACGAGGCCGGGCGCGGCCTGGCCATCGTCGCCATGCTTTCCGCTTCCTGGGGCGTGGACGGCGACGCTACGGCCCGGTCGGTCTGGGCCGAGATCACATTCGACGAGGTCCCGGCGATACCCCGACCCCAGGGCCCGGCCGCCGATCTCTCCCGCCAGTTCAGAGCCAAACGAAAGGTCGGCATGACGACGGACGACTGGAAGCGTTGA
- a CDS encoding GNAT family N-acetyltransferase yields the protein MSTGDIELRRFNDLAPARQALIDVYADVRAPLLHLPNYRVEVFAERLDRHAHEAGWEAVLGYDNGEAVGYAYANTLSADDRWWSRMIEPLPEGYTAVPTMAVKEIGVRTPWRGIGVARRIHDELLAWRSEERATLLVNPLAGDGKVERLYATWGYTVFNSQQPSPESPKLVAMIRPRTLQAL from the coding sequence ATGAGCACCGGCGACATCGAGCTGCGCCGATTCAACGACTTGGCACCAGCACGTCAGGCGCTGATCGACGTATACGCCGACGTCCGGGCGCCCCTACTTCACCTGCCGAACTACCGCGTCGAGGTATTCGCCGAACGCCTTGACCGCCACGCTCACGAAGCCGGCTGGGAGGCCGTCCTCGGCTACGACAACGGCGAGGCAGTGGGCTACGCCTACGCCAACACCCTGAGCGCCGATGACCGCTGGTGGTCTCGCATGATCGAACCACTGCCCGAGGGGTACACCGCCGTGCCGACGATGGCGGTCAAGGAGATCGGCGTCCGCACACCGTGGCGCGGCATCGGAGTCGCCCGCCGCATCCACGACGAATTGCTCGCATGGCGTTCCGAAGAACGCGCAACCCTGCTGGTCAATCCGCTCGCGGGCGACGGCAAGGTCGAACGGCTCTACGCGACCTGGGGCTACACCGTCTTCAACAGCCAGCAACCTAGCCCGGAATCCCCCAAGCTCGTAGCGATGATCCGACCTCGGACCCTTCAGGCTCTGTGA
- a CDS encoding radical SAM protein, translating into MILDCFTVEPSGLGVPPYLSSYVRDAYSALRRALPEADVRYVTIDDVRWHLNSGQPHVPAPASDPLTYAATANRETALKLLHDAAIVVVVGGDKVPSVHLHAVNGSLPEIARALACTRGKTMLLGPLSAYAVSEPAEFAGLFDAVHTHTLTSETLDRSTFAAADYAAQRADRESYVGLVEQLSWEPIAEIELYRGCTRRRFCDFCNEPVKAANVAFRTVEDVLHEIGLLARAGVRNFRLGMQTCFFSYQNRDEKQIEALLAGVRETVPDLEVLHIDNADPLAVASPAGGRIATLVAKYCTEGNCAPMGIESFDPDVIERNTLTCTGEILLRAVENVNTAGAARGPGGLPMLLPGLNLIYGLPGETHGTHLANLTWLSRILAAGLMCHRTNVRQARAYPGTPLAALGEMEPPPSAAHFNTWKADLDAVWDLPMKQRVYPTGLEVPGLHAFFVNDAGTWFRRLGSYSIQIVEPGSTVALYTKADLQVTGHAPRWVYGERHGL; encoded by the coding sequence GTGATCCTGGACTGCTTCACCGTCGAGCCCTCCGGCCTGGGCGTTCCGCCCTACCTGTCGAGCTACGTCCGTGACGCCTACTCGGCACTGCGCCGGGCATTGCCCGAGGCGGACGTCCGCTATGTGACGATCGACGACGTCCGCTGGCACCTCAACAGCGGCCAGCCGCATGTTCCCGCGCCGGCCTCGGACCCGCTGACCTACGCTGCTACCGCGAACCGGGAGACGGCGCTGAAGCTGTTGCACGACGCCGCCATAGTCGTGGTGGTTGGTGGGGACAAGGTGCCCTCGGTGCATCTACACGCGGTCAATGGCTCCCTGCCGGAGATCGCCAGGGCATTGGCCTGTACCCGCGGCAAGACGATGCTGTTGGGGCCGCTATCGGCCTACGCCGTCTCCGAGCCGGCCGAGTTCGCCGGACTCTTCGATGCGGTCCACACTCACACCCTGACCTCGGAGACTTTGGATCGCAGCACGTTCGCCGCAGCCGACTATGCAGCGCAGCGGGCTGACCGTGAATCCTATGTAGGCCTGGTCGAGCAGCTGAGCTGGGAACCGATCGCCGAGATCGAGCTCTACCGCGGCTGCACCCGCCGCCGCTTCTGCGACTTCTGCAACGAGCCGGTCAAGGCTGCGAACGTCGCCTTCCGCACCGTCGAGGATGTCCTTCACGAGATCGGACTCCTGGCGCGTGCCGGGGTGCGCAATTTCCGTCTGGGAATGCAGACCTGCTTCTTCTCCTACCAGAACCGGGATGAGAAACAGATCGAGGCTCTGCTGGCCGGAGTCCGTGAAACCGTTCCGGACCTGGAAGTACTCCACATCGACAATGCCGACCCGCTCGCCGTTGCTTCGCCAGCCGGCGGTCGGATCGCGACGCTGGTCGCGAAGTACTGCACCGAGGGCAACTGCGCCCCGATGGGCATCGAGTCCTTCGACCCGGACGTCATCGAGCGCAACACCCTGACCTGTACGGGGGAGATCCTGCTGCGGGCTGTGGAGAACGTGAATACCGCTGGCGCCGCACGAGGGCCCGGTGGGCTGCCCATGCTGCTTCCTGGCCTGAACCTCATCTACGGACTGCCGGGGGAGACTCACGGCACCCATCTGGCGAACCTGACGTGGCTCAGCAGAATTCTGGCGGCCGGGCTGATGTGTCACCGCACCAACGTCCGCCAGGCCCGCGCCTATCCCGGCACCCCGCTGGCCGCGCTTGGCGAAATGGAGCCACCGCCGTCGGCGGCGCACTTCAACACCTGGAAGGCGGACCTGGACGCGGTTTGGGACCTGCCGATGAAGCAGCGCGTCTACCCGACCGGGCTGGAAGTTCCGGGACTCCACGCCTTCTTCGTCAACGACGCTGGCACGTGGTTCCGTCGGCTCGGCTCCTACTCCATCCAGATCGTCGAGCCAGGCAGTACCGTCGCTCTCTACACGAAGGCGGACCTGCAAGTGACCGGGCACGCACCGCGGTGGGTCTACGGTGAACGCCATGGGCTGTGA